One Solanum lycopersicum chromosome 2, SLM_r2.1 genomic region harbors:
- the LOC101245116 gene encoding uncharacterized protein isoform X2 gives MATVSAFSVCRAKSHSRIPHSSSNAIPQLFPMQFLRCQSNRSIGGGYSCSSSSVKAKVPLRTTRICSATEEDGATAVAEEESAAPTTSDQTVSVSVSPSDVLTMFFQAEGTMNEAAIPSVTNSLELTKQTTIQATGVASSLVETIQGSGFKLQTLNLSFQDEEDIS, from the exons atggcgACCGTCTCAGCATTTTCCGTTTGTAGAGCCAAATCTCATTCTCGAATTCCCCATTCTTCATCTAATGCAATTCCCCAGCTTTTCCCAATGCAATTTCTTCGGTGTCAAAGCAACAGGAGCATTGGCGGTGGTTATTCTTGCTCTTCAAGTTCGGTGAAAGCGAAGGTACCTTTGAGAACTACCAGGATATGTTCTGCAACTGAGGAAGATGGTGCTACTGCTGTTGCCGAAGAAGAATCTGCTGCTCCCACTACATCTGATCAAACTGTTTCTGTTTCCGTCTCCCCTTCCGACGTTCTAACTATGTTCTTTCAG GCAGAAGGAACAATGAATGAAGCTGCTATTCCTTCCGTGACTAACTCTTTAGAG TTAACAAAGCAAACGACAATACAAGCTACAGGGGTGGCTTCAAGTTTGGTTGAAACAATACAAGGTTCAGGCTTCAAGTTGCAAACATTGAATCTGAGCTTTCAGGATGAAGAAGATATTAGCTAA
- the LOC101245116 gene encoding uncharacterized protein isoform X1: protein MATVSAFSVCRAKSHSRIPHSSSNAIPQLFPMQFLRCQSNRSIGGGYSCSSSSVKAKVPLRTTRICSATEEDGATAVAEEESAAPTTSDQTVSVSVSPSDVLTMFFQAEGTMNEAAIPSVTNSLEDIEGITGLKIQVVEGIASVELTKQTTIQATGVASSLVETIQGSGFKLQTLNLSFQDEEDIS from the exons atggcgACCGTCTCAGCATTTTCCGTTTGTAGAGCCAAATCTCATTCTCGAATTCCCCATTCTTCATCTAATGCAATTCCCCAGCTTTTCCCAATGCAATTTCTTCGGTGTCAAAGCAACAGGAGCATTGGCGGTGGTTATTCTTGCTCTTCAAGTTCGGTGAAAGCGAAGGTACCTTTGAGAACTACCAGGATATGTTCTGCAACTGAGGAAGATGGTGCTACTGCTGTTGCCGAAGAAGAATCTGCTGCTCCCACTACATCTGATCAAACTGTTTCTGTTTCCGTCTCCCCTTCCGACGTTCTAACTATGTTCTTTCAG GCAGAAGGAACAATGAATGAAGCTGCTATTCCTTCCGTGACTAACTCTTTAGAG GATATTGAAGGCATTACAGGTCTCAAAATTCAAGTTGTCGAGGGCATTGCAAGTGTCGAG TTAACAAAGCAAACGACAATACAAGCTACAGGGGTGGCTTCAAGTTTGGTTGAAACAATACAAGGTTCAGGCTTCAAGTTGCAAACATTGAATCTGAGCTTTCAGGATGAAGAAGATATTAGCTAA
- the LOC101244825 gene encoding uncharacterized protein: MRTDGILGAGKRDGRRSAINTARNKQKWLSRKEKWLVVLGVVLHAVYMLSIFDIYFKTPIVHGMDPVPPRMSAPAKRLVLLVADGLRADKFYEPDSEGGYRAPFLRNIIRKKGRWGVSHARPPTESRPGHVAIIAGFYEDPSAVTKGWKANPVEFDSVFNQSRHTFSYGSPDIVPIFCGALPHSTWNSYPHEFEDFATDASFLDEWSFDQFQNLLNSSNKDPKLKQLLQQDKLVVFLHLLGCDSNGHAHKPFSSIYLNNVKVVDKIAEKVYNLVQEYFKDNQTAYIFTADHGMSDKGSHGDGHPTNTDTPLVAWGAGVGKPLPISRSDHHENTARFIDDHLHDTETPSEWGLSGMTRLDVNQADIAPLMSTLLGLPCPINSVGNLPLQYMNLNKAEEVEAVLANTKQILNQFLRKSQLKQSTSLYIKPFKPLASYSSLLREIEQLISLKEYETAVKLSEHLRSLALQGLHYFQTYDWLMLMTVITLGYVGWMIYVILHILQSYTSLPANIFSKDQVPNPRSTVKIHLLGGLLMGVACTLLLVEKSPPLYHAYVVTTMFLWTQIFSEYHFLKAFCRYLCGRVNDYYLKLIATGVFSVIILELLVKSFTDRKLYTWCFLTTGISVPFYLYRSLPMRSGVPFFVWLACWFLSVFTLMPPQIPENTLLVVAGAAMIITIGIALRYVELHAKDNKYWLSLVAQDSKKLKFPLLFHLQILLVGLASLMVWLSTIHRTEKQELLVLHQLLNWSIAGFSMILPLFSATGLLSRLTSIFLGVAPPFLLLSIGYEAVFYGALSLALIAWILAENAYLHISKFRSSAPVKSMEDDNRCLELSDMRIPLTFMVFFNIAFFGTGNFASIASFEISSVYRFITIFSPFLMAALLIFKLLIPFILVICAFSAITKLVQVPLLGCYFLVILCSDVMTIHFFFLVRNKGSWMEIGNSISHFGIMSAQVVFVLMLFAVTNVFTKDIQVGSAQQFSRKKM, encoded by the exons ATGAGGACCGATGGGATCTTGGGAGCCGGAAAGAGAGATGGCCGGAGATCCGCCATTAATACTGCTCGGAATAAGCAGAAATGGCTCAGCAGAAAAGAGAAATGGCTGGTGGTTCTTGGGGTTGTACTTCATGCAGTCTACATGCTAAGTATCTTCGATATTTACTTCAAAACCCCTATTGTTCACGGAATGGACCCTGTCCCACCTCGTATGAGTGCCCCAGCTAAGCGCCTTGTTCTTCTGGTTG CCGATGGTTTACGGGCTGATAAGTTTTACGAGCCAGATTCAGAGGGAGGTTACAGAGCTCCGTTCTTGAGGAACATTATTAGGAAAAAAGGTCGATGGGGAGTGTCTCATGCTCGTCCTCCAACCGAATCTAGGCCTGGACATGTTGCTATAATTGCTGGCTTTTATGAAGATCCTAGTGCTGTCACTAAAG GTTGGAAGGCAAATCCGGTTGAGTTTGATTCAGTATTTAATCAGAGCCGGCATACATTTTCCTATGGTAGCCCAGATATTGTTCCCATTTTCTGTGGGGCCTTGCCTCATAGCACTTGGAATTCGTATCCACATGAATTTGAGGATTTCGCAACTG ATGCTTCTTTTTTGGATGAGTGGTCATTCGATCAATTCCAGAACCTCTTGAATAGTTCCAATAAAGACCCAAAATTGAAGCAGCTACTACAACAAGACAAACTTGTTGTTTTTCTTCATCTGCTTGGCTGTGATTCCAATGGTCATGCACATAAGCCGTTCTCATCCATCTATCTAAATAATGTTAAAGTGGTTGACAAGATAGCGGAAAAGGTTTACAATCTTGTGCAGGAATACTTCAAAGACAATCAGACTGCATATATATTTACAGCAGATCATGGAATGAGTGACAAAG GGAGTCATGGAGACGGACACCCAACAAACACGGACACACCTCTTGTGGCATGGGGAGCAGGTGTCGGAAAACCCTTGCCAATTTCCCGCAGTGACCATCACGAGAATACTGCTCGTTTTATTGATGACCATCTGCATGATACAGAAACACCTTCAGAATGGGGCCTCAGTGGCATGACGAGGTTGGATGTTAATCAAGCTGACATAGCACCACTGATG TCCACTCTTCTTGGTCTGCCATGTCCTATCAACTCAGTTGGCAATCTGCCTCTTCAGTACATGAATCTGAACAAG GCAGAAGAAGTTGAAGCTGTGCTGGCCAATACGAAGCAAATCCTCAATCAGTTCCTTCGAAAGTCAC AGTTAAAGCAGTCGACCTCATTATACATCAAGCCTTTCAAGCCCTTGGCTAGTTATTCATCACTATTGCGTGAAATTGAGCAACTGATTTCTCTCAAAGAGTATGAAACTGCAGTGAAATTATCTGAACATCTTAGGAGCTTGGCACTTCAAGGACTTCACTATTTTCAGACATATGATTGGCTGATGCTGATGACTGTAATCACTCTTGGCTATGTTGGTTGGATGATCTATGTCATACTCCATATCTTGCAATCTTATACATCCCTACCTGCAAATATTTTTAGCAAGGACCAAGTGCCTAATCCAAGAAGTACAGTTAAG ATACATCTTTTAGGAGGGTTGTTGATGGGAGTAGCGTGCACTCTTCTGTTGGTTGAAAAATCTCCTCCCCTTTATCACGCATACGTAGTGACGACAATGTTTTTGTGGACacaaatatttagtgaatatcaTTTTCTCAAGGCATTCTGCAGATACTTGTGCGGGAGAGTTAATGATTACTATCTTAAACTCATTGCAACTGGTGTTTTTTCCGTCATCATTCTTGAGCTTCTG GTGAAGAGCTTCACAGATAGAAAGCTCTATACTTGGTGTTTCTTAACTACAGGGATTTCTGTTCCTTTTTATCTGTATAGATCATTACCTATGAGATCCGGAGTACCATTCTTTGTATGGCTGGCATGTTGGTTTTTGTCGGTTTTTACTCTCATGCCCCCACAAATTCCAGAAAATACCCTGCTCGT GGTTGCTGGGGCGGCGATGATTATCACAATTGGCATAGCTCTTCGATATGTGGAATTGCATGCTAAAGATAACAAATACTGGCTTAGTCTTGTTGCACAAGACTCGAAGAAACTCAAGTTCCCCTTGCTCTTTCACTTGCAG ATCCTTTTGGTTGGCTTGGCATCTCTCATGGTTTGGCTTTCAACTATTCATAGAACAGAGAAGCAGGAATTATTAGTCCTCCACCAACTGTTGAATTGGTCCATAGCTg GCTTCTCGATGATACTCCCACTCTTTTCAGCTACTGGTCTCTTATCCAGGCTGACTTCCATTTTCCTTGGCGTTGCACCTCCCTTCCTGCTTCTATCAATCGG TTATGAAGCAGTCTTCTATGGTGCTCTCAGTCTTGCACTTATAGCATGGATACTGGCGGAAAATGCTTATCTCCATATAAGCAAGTTCAGATCATCAGCTCCAGTCAAATCCATGGAGGATGATAATAGGTGTCTGGAGTTATCCGATATGAGGATCCCATTAACTTTT atGGTCTTTTTCAATATTGCATTCTTTGGAACTGGTAATTTTGCAAGTATTGCAAGTTTTGAGATCTCCTCCGTGTATCGATTCATTACAATTTTCAGT CCTTTTCTGATGGCGGCATTACTTATTTTCAAGCTGTTGATACCATTCATACTTGTCAT ATGTGCGTTCAGTGCAATCACAAAATTGGTGCAAGTTCCATTGTTGGGATGCTATTTTCTGGTGATCTTGTGCTCTGATGTAATGACAATCCATTTCTTCTTCCTG GTCCGAAATAAAGGAAGCTGGATGGAAATTGGCAACAGCATTAGCCATTTCGGAATTATGAGTGCTCAAGTTGTGTTTGTCCTTATGCTTTTTGCTGTTACAAATGTATTCACGAAAGACATCCAAGTTGGATCAGCTCAGCAGTTTTCTCGTAAAAAAATGTGA
- the LOC101244543 gene encoding mediator of RNA polymerase II transcription subunit 4 isoform X1 — MLQNVQHQLLQSPARLGLPTPSSPSLQNTTPPTKFSSQASQPNQQANILTTTTTSSTLLPLLPPLSRAQSLLIQMASLASRLFEVSPNRSHWLSAFRGSFPSFLPSTAPVPQDSSPSSSKEILSAFTSLQTQLFEAVAELQEILDLQDEKQKVTREIRLNDSAILAFANKLKGAEHVLDNLVDDYADYRRPKRAKLENDTEESSLTSVATQLKLSDVLSYAHRISYTTFAPPEFGGGQAPLRGALPPAPQDEQLRASQLYIFADLDVGLPKTDEGKENILEPLIEPPAESNPLAYLSSIQGLVPPNIVVPSGWKPGMPVELPTDLPLPPPGWKPGDPIALPPVDSRPPQKVEEAPARPVPPPGLSRMPEPIQVRHVQLDIDDDSSDYSSDEASSDSED, encoded by the coding sequence ATGTTACAGAATGTTCAACACCAACTTCTGCAATCGCCGGCACGGCTAGGCCTGCCAACTCCCAGTTCACCTTCTCTACAAAACACAACTCCTCCTACTAAGTTCTCCTCGCAAGCGTCGCAACCCAATCAACAGGCAAATATATTAACTACCACTACCACCTCATCAACGCTCCTTCCTCTTCTCCCACCTCTCTCTAGAGCTCAGTCTCTTCTCATTCAAATGGCGTCTCTTGCGTCAAGGCTCTTTGAAGTCTCACCTAACCGGTCCCATTGGCTTAGTGCTTTTCGTGGCTCTTTCCCTTCATTTCTGCCTTCTACAGCACCAGTTCCACAAGATTCCAGCCCATCGTCCTCAAAAGAAATCCTCTCAGCGTTTACTTCTCTTCAGACACAGCTGTTTGAAGCAGTTGCTGAACTACAAGAAATACTTGATCTTCAAGATGAGAAGCAAAAAGTCACCCGTGAAATTAGGTTAAATGATTCTGCAATTCTTGCCTTCGCCAACAAACTCAAAGGAGCTGAGCATGTTCTTGACAATCTTGTTGATGACTATGCTGACTATCGTCGCCCCAAACGGGCCAAGTTGGAAAACGATACTGAAGAATCTTCATTAACATCTGTGGCGACCCAGTTGAAATTATCTGACGTTTTGTCATATGCTCATAGGATAAGTTACACTACTTTTGCACCACCTGAATTTGGTGGCGGACAGGCTCCTCTCCGGGGAGCTCTCCCACCGGCTCCACAGGATGAGCAATTGCGTGCATCACAGTTATATATTTTTGCTGATCTTGATGTTGGTTTACCTAAAACAGATGAAGGCAAGGAGAATATTTTGGAGCCACTCATTGAGCCTCCGGCAGAAAGTAATCCACTTGCCTATCTATCATCAATTCAGGGCCTCGTCCCTCCAAATATTGTAGTGCCATCTGGTTGGAAACCTGGTATGCCTGTTGAGTTGCCCACTGATCTCCCTCTTCCTCCACCTGGGTGGAAGCCTGGTGATCCAATTGCTCTTCCTCCAGTGGATTCTCGTCCACCTCAAAAGGTTGAGGAGGCACCTGCACGACCAGTACCTCCTCCGGGACTTTCAAGAATGCCCGAACCTATACAAGTTCGACATGTGCAGcttgatattgatgatgatagtAGCGATTATAGTTCTGATGAGGCCAGCTCTGATAGTGAAGATTGA
- the LOC101244543 gene encoding mediator of RNA polymerase II transcription subunit 4 isoform X2 encodes MASLASRLFEVSPNRSHWLSAFRGSFPSFLPSTAPVPQDSSPSSSKEILSAFTSLQTQLFEAVAELQEILDLQDEKQKVTREIRLNDSAILAFANKLKGAEHVLDNLVDDYADYRRPKRAKLENDTEESSLTSVATQLKLSDVLSYAHRISYTTFAPPEFGGGQAPLRGALPPAPQDEQLRASQLYIFADLDVGLPKTDEGKENILEPLIEPPAESNPLAYLSSIQGLVPPNIVVPSGWKPGMPVELPTDLPLPPPGWKPGDPIALPPVDSRPPQKVEEAPARPVPPPGLSRMPEPIQVRHVQLDIDDDSSDYSSDEASSDSED; translated from the coding sequence ATGGCGTCTCTTGCGTCAAGGCTCTTTGAAGTCTCACCTAACCGGTCCCATTGGCTTAGTGCTTTTCGTGGCTCTTTCCCTTCATTTCTGCCTTCTACAGCACCAGTTCCACAAGATTCCAGCCCATCGTCCTCAAAAGAAATCCTCTCAGCGTTTACTTCTCTTCAGACACAGCTGTTTGAAGCAGTTGCTGAACTACAAGAAATACTTGATCTTCAAGATGAGAAGCAAAAAGTCACCCGTGAAATTAGGTTAAATGATTCTGCAATTCTTGCCTTCGCCAACAAACTCAAAGGAGCTGAGCATGTTCTTGACAATCTTGTTGATGACTATGCTGACTATCGTCGCCCCAAACGGGCCAAGTTGGAAAACGATACTGAAGAATCTTCATTAACATCTGTGGCGACCCAGTTGAAATTATCTGACGTTTTGTCATATGCTCATAGGATAAGTTACACTACTTTTGCACCACCTGAATTTGGTGGCGGACAGGCTCCTCTCCGGGGAGCTCTCCCACCGGCTCCACAGGATGAGCAATTGCGTGCATCACAGTTATATATTTTTGCTGATCTTGATGTTGGTTTACCTAAAACAGATGAAGGCAAGGAGAATATTTTGGAGCCACTCATTGAGCCTCCGGCAGAAAGTAATCCACTTGCCTATCTATCATCAATTCAGGGCCTCGTCCCTCCAAATATTGTAGTGCCATCTGGTTGGAAACCTGGTATGCCTGTTGAGTTGCCCACTGATCTCCCTCTTCCTCCACCTGGGTGGAAGCCTGGTGATCCAATTGCTCTTCCTCCAGTGGATTCTCGTCCACCTCAAAAGGTTGAGGAGGCACCTGCACGACCAGTACCTCCTCCGGGACTTTCAAGAATGCCCGAACCTATACAAGTTCGACATGTGCAGcttgatattgatgatgatagtAGCGATTATAGTTCTGATGAGGCCAGCTCTGATAGTGAAGATTGA
- the LOC101244246 gene encoding peroxidase 63, with translation MGLTLLLFLCFSVILTPSLSQHHSPLNTAYYRRSCPRFEQIMQETTTNKQITSPTTAAATLRLFFHDCFVGGCDASILVSSTPFNKAERDAEINLSLPGDGFDVVVRAKTALELACPGVVSCSDILAVAARNLVVQTGGPFYPVNLGRKDSFTSKASLVEGNLPRPTMSMDQIIQIFGSRGFSVPEMVALSGAHTIGFSHCKEFSSNLYNYNKTSQYDPSYNPRFAQALRNACNNFQKDPTLSVFNDIMTPNKFDNMYYQNLPKGLGLLSSDRGLFSDPRTRVHVEEYIRDQNAFFKAFASAMQKLSDHGVKIGRSGEIRHRCDAFNN, from the coding sequence ATGGGTTTAACTCTTCTGCTTTTTCTTTGCTTCTCTGTTATCTTAACTCCTTCTTTATCACAGCACCATTCGCCGCTAAATACTGCTTATTACCGGAGATCATGTCCAAGATTTGAACAAATTATGCAAGAAACCACTACAAACAAACAGATCACTTCACCTACTACCGCCGCCGCTACCCTCCGTCTCTTCTTCCACGACTGCTTCGTCGGCGGCTGCGACGCGTCCATCCTCGTCTCCTCCACTCCTTTCAACAAAGCTGAACGTGACGCAGAAATCAACCTATCACTCCCCGGCGATGGGTTCGATGTAGTCGTACGCGCCAAAACGGCGCTTGAACTTGCTTGCCCCGGCGTTGTCTCTTGCTCCGACATTCTCGCCGTCGCTGCCCGGAATCTCGTTGTTCAAACCGGAGGCCCGTTTTATCCAGTTAATTTGGGCCGTAAAGATTCTTTTACTTCTAAAGCTTCGTTGGTTGAAGGAAATCTGCCCCGACCCACAATGTCGATGGatcaaatcatacaaattttcGGGTCAAGAGGGTTTTCGGTACCGGAAATGGTAGCGTTATCCGGTGCTCACACAATTGGGTTTTCCCATTGTAAAGAGTTCAGCTCAAATCTTTACAATTACAACAAAACTTCCCAATATGATCCTTCTTACAATCCCAGATTTGCTCAAGCTTTGAGAAATGCTTGTAATAATTTCCAGAAAGATCCAACATTGTCCGTTTTCAACGACATCATGACTCCGAATAAGTTTGACAACATGTATTACCAGAACTTACCCAAGGGTTTGGGTCTGTTGTCTTCGGACCGGGGTCTGTTTTCAGATCCGAGGACAAGAGTTCATGTTGAAGAGTATATTAGAGATCAAAATGCATTCTTTAAGGCGTTTGCTTCAGCAATGCAGAAGCTAAGTGATCATGGTGTTAAAATTGGGAGAAGTGGTGAGATCAGACACAGATGTGATGCTTTCAACAATTAA
- the LOC101243948 gene encoding U-box domain-containing protein 40 yields the protein MGTSKQRWRISFHKSPSKQPPIPIEFVCPISGSLMADPVIVSSGHTFERHCVHACKSLSFTPVLPDGSVPDFSTVIPNLALKSTILNFCRSSFLDPPKPINFLTAENLVFTLKATRKPQDATRFNGVRVMQTETELNRVPSHISMSSEESVTPRSGPTYYSSSSASDFETLNPNSFEEDELLVKLKSSQISEQEEAVISFRKLTRTREETRFQLCTPRILSALRVLITSRYVSVQVNSVAALVNLSLENRNKVKILRSGIVPSLIDVLKSGFQESQEHVAGALFSLALDDQNKTAIGVLGALPPLLHALRSESERTRHDSALALYHLTLVQSNRAKLVKLGAVQALLGMVKTGHMMGRILLILCNLAASSEGRAAMLDGGAVECFVCMLRKGEFESESTRENCLAALYGLSHGGLRFKGLAKEAAAEELLIQVEEMGSERAKDKVRKILEVLRQKDEEEEVDWEKLLNSDDDISQARISSS from the coding sequence aTGGGTACTAGCAAGCAAAGATGGAGAATTTCATTTCACAAGTCTCCATCAAAACAACCTCCTATTCCTATAGAATTTGTCTGTCCTATTTCTGGTTCTCTCATGGCTGACCCTGTAATCGTTTCTTCAGGCCATACTTTTGAGCGTCATTGTGTTCATGCCTGCAAATCACTTTCTTTTACCCCTGTTCTTCCTGATGGCTCTGTTCCTGATTTCTCTACTGTGATCCCTAACTTAGCTCTCAAGTCTACAATCCTCAATTTTTGCcgttcttcttttcttgacccACCAAAACCCATCAATTTTCTCACAGCTGAAAATCTCGTTTTCACATTGAAGGCCACCCGAAAACCCCAAGATGCTACAAGATTTAATGGCGTCCGGGTTATGCAGACGGAAACTGAACTGAACCGGGTACCGAGTCACATATCAATGAGTTCAGAGGAATCTGTGACTCCTAGAAGTGGACCCACTTATTACTCTTCGTCGTCAGCCTCTGACTTtgaaaccctaaacccaaattCCTTTGAAGAAGATGAACTACTTGTGAAATTGAAGAGTTCCCAAATATCTGAACAAGAAGAAGCTGTCATCTCGTTTCGAAAATTGACCCGAACCCGTGAAGAAACCCGGTTCCAGTTATGCACTCCGCGTATACTTTCAGCTCTACGTGTACTCATCACTTCAAGGTATGTTTCTGTACAAGTAAATTCAGTAGCGGCATTGGTAAATTTGTCGTTAGAGAATCGAAACAAGGTGAAAATTTTACGGTCTGGAATTGTTCCGTCTTTGATTGACGTGTTGAAAAGTGGATTCCAAGAATCACAGGAACATGTTGCTGGTGCACTTTTCAGTTTAGCGTTAGATGATCAGAACAAAACTGCAATTGGGGTATTAGGAGCTCTGCCTCCACTTCTTCATGCCCTTCGATCTGAATCGGAACGAACTAGGCATGATTCGGCTCTGGCTCTATATCACCTCACTTTAGTTCAGAGTAACAGGGCTAAATTGGTGAAACTCGGGGCGGTTCAGGCATTACTAGGCATGGTTAAAACGGGTCATATGATGGGTCGGATTCTGTTGATACTTTGTAACCTGGCTGCGAGCTCTGAAGGGAGAGCAGCAATGCTTGATGGGGGTGCAGTGGAGTGTTTTGTATGTATGTTGAGAAAGGGAGAGTTTGAATCGGAGTCGACTCGTGAGAATTGTCTTGCTGCATTATATGGACTTAGTCATGGTGGCCTTAGGTTTAAAGGGTTGGCAAAAGAGGCTGCTGCGGAGGAGCTGTTGATACAAGTTGAGGAAATGGGAAGTGAAAGGGCCAAGGATAAAGTTAGAAAGATATTGGAGGTTTTGAGGCAGAAGGATGAAGAGGAGGAAGTTGATTGGGAGAAGTTGCTTAATTCGGATGATGATATCAGTCAAGCACGGATAAGTTCTTCATAG